The following coding sequences are from one Lipingzhangella halophila window:
- a CDS encoding LCP family protein yields the protein MAEDRLARGSHRPLSTGGALLWTIGSAALPGVAHLRVRRRIAGWTVLILYLALVAAGVAAFVLLQGDITRSAQLAVQGRWLLTAAAAAFAVAVLWMTVIVHSWVITRPPDARWFARFGGAAVVLVLCAVIALPAGAVMRTAHTAHDTVSSVFEPGTDGEEHDAADPWNGADRVNVLLIGADAAEERPGTRTDSMMAASIDVEHGDVVLIGLPRNLENVPFPEGSALAEAYPEPFGFDQLLNDVYQTVADDTEQFALDPEASNPSADTLKKVIGNVTDLEMDYYAMVDMQGFKDLIDAIGGIEVHIDEPIPYGQEGKVLEAGDHVLDGNEALWYGRSRTNSDDYTRMGRQGCLIKYVAEQAEPTRVLSSFQELSGATKRTLQSDLPQEKLPAFIDLAEMVTKKGDMRTLQLSPPQVETADPDWDEIRTLVSEAVREQEDRQEEQESSASGNDEDLSPEATPNGEEPSPPQEEDEESEEDEDTEWQEYTGLDDPSPTTPGRQVGDEPTSLENLCP from the coding sequence ATGGCAGAAGACCGGCTCGCGCGGGGCAGTCACCGCCCCCTGAGCACTGGAGGCGCGCTGCTGTGGACCATAGGATCCGCTGCACTCCCCGGTGTAGCGCATCTGAGGGTGCGCCGGCGCATTGCCGGTTGGACGGTCCTCATCCTGTACCTGGCGCTGGTCGCGGCGGGGGTCGCGGCATTCGTGCTGCTCCAGGGGGACATCACGCGCAGTGCCCAGCTCGCCGTGCAGGGACGCTGGCTCCTCACCGCGGCCGCAGCCGCGTTCGCGGTCGCGGTGCTGTGGATGACGGTCATCGTGCACTCCTGGGTCATCACCCGCCCACCCGACGCGCGATGGTTCGCCCGGTTCGGCGGAGCGGCCGTGGTCCTCGTTCTGTGCGCGGTCATCGCGCTGCCCGCCGGTGCGGTCATGCGCACCGCGCACACCGCCCACGACACGGTGTCCTCGGTGTTCGAACCGGGAACCGACGGCGAGGAGCACGACGCCGCCGACCCGTGGAACGGCGCGGACCGCGTGAACGTGCTGCTGATCGGCGCCGACGCCGCTGAAGAACGCCCCGGTACCCGCACCGACTCTATGATGGCCGCCAGCATCGACGTCGAGCACGGCGATGTTGTGCTCATCGGCCTGCCCCGCAACCTGGAGAACGTGCCGTTCCCCGAGGGGTCCGCGCTTGCCGAGGCGTACCCGGAGCCCTTCGGCTTCGACCAGCTACTCAACGACGTCTACCAGACTGTCGCCGACGACACCGAGCAGTTCGCCCTGGACCCCGAGGCCAGCAACCCGTCCGCCGACACGCTCAAGAAGGTCATCGGCAACGTCACCGACCTCGAGATGGACTACTACGCGATGGTGGACATGCAGGGCTTCAAGGACCTCATCGACGCCATCGGCGGCATCGAGGTGCACATCGACGAGCCGATCCCCTACGGCCAGGAGGGCAAGGTCCTGGAGGCCGGCGATCACGTCCTCGACGGCAACGAGGCGCTGTGGTACGGCCGCAGCCGGACCAACAGCGACGACTACACACGCATGGGCCGCCAGGGGTGCCTGATCAAGTACGTGGCCGAACAGGCCGAGCCCACCCGGGTGCTGAGCAGCTTCCAGGAGCTGAGTGGCGCAACCAAGCGCACACTGCAGTCCGACCTCCCGCAGGAGAAGCTGCCCGCCTTCATCGACCTCGCCGAGATGGTGACCAAGAAGGGCGACATGCGCACGCTGCAGCTCTCCCCGCCCCAGGTCGAGACCGCCGACCCGGACTGGGACGAGATCCGGACGCTGGTCTCCGAGGCCGTCCGGGAGCAGGAGGACCGCCAGGAGGAGCAGGAGAGCTCGGCGAGCGGCAACGACGAGGACCTCAGCCCCGAGGCCACGCCGAACGGCGAGGAGCCCTCGCCTCCCCAGGAAGAGGACGAGGAGTCCGAGGAGGACGAGGACACGGAGTGGCAGGAGTACACGGGGCTGGACGACCCCTCGCCCACCACTCCCGGCCGCCAGGTCGGCGACGAGCCCACCTCACTGGAAAACCTCTGCCCTTAG
- a CDS encoding flavin reductase family protein has translation MRRSSTAGATTGEDQPGATGGVPPLGPDVSQEQFRRALGEHAAGVVVVTAVSGGLPAGVTATSFTSVSLEPPLVSFYIDGRSSTWPAIRDAGGFAVNTLGEDQRGIAARFATKGVDRFAPPTRWYTGPAGLPLLDDATAHIVCRTYDLLAVGDHWLVVGRVAGAGVAGHSHPLLYHRGRYGRFAE, from the coding sequence GTGCGTAGATCGTCGACGGCAGGGGCGACCACTGGGGAGGACCAGCCGGGCGCGACGGGTGGTGTCCCCCCGCTAGGCCCCGATGTCTCCCAGGAGCAGTTCCGGCGCGCGCTCGGGGAGCACGCCGCCGGTGTCGTGGTTGTTACCGCTGTCTCCGGCGGGCTCCCAGCGGGCGTGACCGCGACCTCGTTCACCAGCGTCAGCCTGGAGCCCCCGCTGGTGTCGTTCTATATCGACGGGCGTTCGAGTACCTGGCCGGCGATCCGCGACGCGGGCGGCTTCGCGGTGAACACGCTCGGCGAGGACCAGCGCGGCATCGCGGCGCGGTTCGCGACCAAGGGAGTCGACCGGTTCGCCCCGCCAACGCGCTGGTACACCGGCCCCGCGGGCCTGCCCCTGCTCGATGACGCCACGGCGCACATCGTGTGCCGTACCTACGACCTGCTGGCCGTGGGCGACCACTGGCTCGTTGTGGGCCGGGTGGCCGGCGCTGGTGTCGCCGGCCACAGCCACCCGCTGCTCTACCACCGTGGGCGCTACGGCCGGTTCGCGGAGTGA
- a CDS encoding OmpA family protein: MNTPVRTATGGALTALLLAIPLSAAATGAEVEGDPDNVPSGALEDSVTEMGTADSITGFTPEDFIEPLEHEDVEGGTTTVTISADVLFEFDEAALSDGAQRTLSDTAERLSGVSGTVEVVGHSDGLGDDSYNQELSEDRADAVKEALEDELGSAAPEIEASGMGSDDPVAEETDSDGEDNPGARAQNRRVEISFEGE, from the coding sequence GTGAACACGCCTGTCCGGACGGCCACCGGCGGCGCCCTGACCGCGCTGCTGCTCGCCATTCCGCTCAGCGCCGCAGCAACCGGCGCCGAAGTCGAGGGCGACCCCGACAACGTTCCGAGCGGCGCGCTGGAGGACAGCGTCACCGAGATGGGCACGGCGGATTCCATTACCGGGTTCACCCCCGAGGACTTCATCGAGCCCTTGGAGCACGAGGACGTCGAGGGCGGCACCACCACCGTCACCATCTCCGCCGATGTGCTGTTCGAGTTCGACGAGGCGGCCCTGTCCGACGGCGCCCAGCGGACGCTGTCCGACACCGCCGAACGGCTCAGCGGGGTCTCGGGAACGGTCGAGGTGGTGGGGCATTCCGACGGCCTCGGCGACGACTCCTACAACCAGGAGCTCTCCGAGGACCGCGCCGACGCCGTGAAGGAGGCGCTGGAGGACGAGCTCGGCTCCGCCGCCCCCGAGATCGAGGCGAGCGGGATGGGATCCGACGACCCGGTGGCCGAGGAGACCGACTCCGACGGGGAGGACAATCCCGGCGCTCGGGCGCAGAACCGCCGGGTGGAGATCAGCTTCGAAGGTGAGTGA